The window TAAAAGATTATTATGTCTGAAAAACTTTATTATGACCCTGCCGAAATATTGGAAGTAACCGTTCAAAAAGGAATTGCCAAGGTAAATACTCCTATATGGAAACAATTTATACTCGGAATTTTAGCGGGAGTTTTTATAGCATTTGCCTCTGAAGGTTCAAATATGGCGGCCTTCGGATTTTTTGCAAAACCGGAAACTTACGGTTTAGGTAAATTTATTGCCGGACTGATTTTTCCCGTAGGATTAATGCTTGTAGTAATTGCAGGAGGAGAACTTTTTACCGGAAACAATTTAATTATGGCAGCGGTACTTGATAAAAAAGTTAAAATATCCGCCATGTTTAAAAATTGGATTACGGTTTATGCAGGAAATTTTATAGGTTCAATTTTAATTGCATTTTTAATTGTCAAAAGCGGTCAACTTCACGGCGGAGATAACCTTTTAGGAGGAATAACAGTAAAAATCGCTTACGGTAAAATTTCGCTTTCATTTATTCAAGCCCTGTTTTTAGGAATTATGTGTAATTGGCTGGTATGCCTTGCAGTTTGGCTTTGTTACGGTGCAAAGGATATGACGGGAAAATTTTTAGCCGTTTTTTTCCCTATATGGCTATTTATAACTTCAGGATTCGAACACAGTATAGCAAATATGTATTATATTCCTGCCGGTATTCTTGCAAAAACAATTCCGGAATATGCAAATTCTTCCAAAATTCCTTTGAATGCTTTGGAAAACCTGAATTGGACAGATTTTTTTACAAAAAATCTTATTCCCGTTACCTTAGGAAACATAATAGGAGGAGCTTTTTTCGTTGCCTGTATTTATTGGCTTTGTTATCGAAAAAGAAATAATAATTAAAAGCTTAATTAAAGTAACACAATATTAAACCTCTATATTTTTTTTTTAAAATATGTTAGTATATATGGAAATTCTGTTAATATATATAAAAATTTTGTGAATAATTTATTTTATTGTTAATAAAAACTATAATCTGTGTAAAAAAATACGCAGTTATAAATAAGATATTTCTATATCTTATATAAAAATATCCGTCTTATTAACAAATTCACAAACACTACTATTATGACAACTAATTATATATACTAACATATATAGAGGAGAATAATATGAAAATAAGTTTTGACAGAGATACCTTACTTAAAGAAATCTCTATCGCACAAGAAATTATCGCAACAAAAACAGCCTTAACTATTCTTTCCAACGTCTTATTAGCGGCAAAAGACGGAAGCCTTACAATCAAAGCTACCGATATAAAAGTAACATTTGAAACAAAAATACCGGTTAACGTAACGGAAGAAGGCTCTACAACAGTATTTTGCGATAAATTTATGAATATTATTTCAGCTCTGCCTTCAGGAGAAGTCGAACTTGAACAAAAAGACCAAAAAATGACAATTAAATCCTCCGTGAAAAAAGCAAAATTCCAACTTAAAACAATTTCGGAAAATGACTTTCCTGCATTTACCGAGCCTAATGATATAAAATTTTTCAGTATTCCTTCAAAAAATTTCAAAGAAATGATCCATCAAACCGTATTTTCCGTATCGGACGATGAAACACGTTATTTTATGAACGGTGTATATATAGAAAATAAAGAAGATAATCTCATATTCGTTGCAACCGACGGAAGAAGACTTGCCTTTATTGAAAAGAATTTCGGAATACCGTTACCCGAATTCAAAGGTATAATAGTACCTCCTAAAATTTTAAACATTATAAATAAACGTTCTACGGACGAAGGAAATATAGAAATTGCAATAGGAGAAAAAAATATTTTCTTTAATTTTAATTCTTATAAGTTTTCTTCCGTACTTATAGACGGTCAATTTCCGAATTACAACAAAGTTATTCCGGAAAAACAGGATTTTTCTTTTGAAGTAGACAGAATTGAACTTATAGAAGCTCTGAAAAGAGTATCTCTTTTAGTAGAATTAAAAACAAGAAGAGTCTTTTTAAATATAACTCCTGGTTCTCTAATTATTTCTTCAAAAGAAAATGAAATAGGAAATGCCAGAGAAGAAATTCCGTGCAAATATGACGGTAACGAAGTAATGTTTGCCCTAAACTGCATTTATCTTGAAGACCCTTTAAAGGCTATAACCGATGAAAGAGTTAAAATAGAATTTACGGAATCAATGAAACCCGTAACTTTAAAACCGGAACCTAAAAAAGACTTTTTTCATATTATTATGCCTATGCAAACGGAGTAAGTCTTGCCTTTTCTTTCCGTTTCATTTTATAATTTTAGGAATTTGAAAGATGGAGCAATAGATATTTCCTCTCCCGAAGTTTTCCTTGTAGGAAAAAACGGGCAGGGAAAGACTAATTTTTTAGAAGGTTTATATATTTCAGCTTACGGAAATTCTTTTAGAACCCGTTCCGCAAATCAAATTTTTAAAAAAAATACAAATGAACTGAGTGTACGAGTTTTATATAAGGAATCGGAGCATGTAAGTCATACAATTTCAGTTTCCGTTCAAGATAAAAAAAAAGAAATTCAAAAGAATTTTAAAAAAATAAAAAACGGAAAAGACTTAATAAGTACAATTCCTTGTATATTATTTTACGGCGATGATATGGAATTTGCTTCCGGAACACCGTCAAGAAAACGTTTTTTTATAGACCAATCAATTT is drawn from Treponema pedis and contains these coding sequences:
- a CDS encoding formate/nitrite transporter family protein; the protein is MSEKLYYDPAEILEVTVQKGIAKVNTPIWKQFILGILAGVFIAFASEGSNMAAFGFFAKPETYGLGKFIAGLIFPVGLMLVVIAGGELFTGNNLIMAAVLDKKVKISAMFKNWITVYAGNFIGSILIAFLIVKSGQLHGGDNLLGGITVKIAYGKISLSFIQALFLGIMCNWLVCLAVWLCYGAKDMTGKFLAVFFPIWLFITSGFEHSIANMYYIPAGILAKTIPEYANSSKIPLNALENLNWTDFFTKNLIPVTLGNIIGGAFFVACIYWLCYRKRNNN
- the dnaN gene encoding DNA polymerase III subunit beta, with protein sequence MKISFDRDTLLKEISIAQEIIATKTALTILSNVLLAAKDGSLTIKATDIKVTFETKIPVNVTEEGSTTVFCDKFMNIISALPSGEVELEQKDQKMTIKSSVKKAKFQLKTISENDFPAFTEPNDIKFFSIPSKNFKEMIHQTVFSVSDDETRYFMNGVYIENKEDNLIFVATDGRRLAFIEKNFGIPLPEFKGIIVPPKILNIINKRSTDEGNIEIAIGEKNIFFNFNSYKFSSVLIDGQFPNYNKVIPEKQDFSFEVDRIELIEALKRVSLLVELKTRRVFLNITPGSLIISSKENEIGNAREEIPCKYDGNEVMFALNCIYLEDPLKAITDERVKIEFTESMKPVTLKPEPKKDFFHIIMPMQTE